In Methanocaldococcus lauensis, a single genomic region encodes these proteins:
- a CDS encoding ATP-binding protein, which translates to MEKKKELLKKIREFMILNLEIKKLSKELGINEIHDTYEEVTKLVREPNKRLYKMLYDAAMEIEYEEFGGKKRKEIPWFPKIDYEKCKNCKKCVEFCPKGVYDIEDGRVVVKYPYNCIINCNACSYMCCENNAIIFPENKIEKL; encoded by the coding sequence ATGGAGAAGAAAAAAGAACTTTTAAAGAAAATCAGAGAGTTTATGATTTTAAATTTAGAGATTAAAAAATTATCAAAAGAATTAGGAATTAATGAGATACATGATACTTATGAAGAAGTTACGAAACTCGTTAGAGAACCAAATAAAAGATTATATAAAATGCTTTATGATGCGGCAATGGAAATAGAATATGAGGAATTTGGTGGAAAGAAAAGAAAAGAAATTCCATGGTTTCCAAAGATTGACTATGAAAAATGCAAAAATTGTAAGAAATGTGTTGAATTTTGCCCTAAAGGTGTCTATGATATAGAAGATGGTAGAGTTGTTGTTAAATATCCCTACAACTGTATAATTAACTGCAACGCCTGTTCATATATGTGCTGTGAAAACAATGCAATAATTTTTCCAGAGAATAAAATAGAAAAATTATAA
- a CDS encoding radical SAM protein, whose protein sequence is MKIGYLSISDKITVMCYGCNFKCKNCFVKMDSYKEIPPNKLCKIIDNLCNKKKVNTILIAGGEPTLQKDLPEFTRLLKSKDRKVILTTNGYYLKNIVDDLFVDEIHVDLKAFDDEKHKYLTGKSNKNVLKCIEYLAKKKLNFEVDTVLIPNIVDIDEIENIAKFLSRWDVKYRIIGYTPFNNNLNARKPTNEEILKAKEIAKKYLSNVTTSLDFRRHKKVKEIIKFDK, encoded by the coding sequence ATGAAAATTGGTTATTTGAGTATTAGTGACAAAATAACAGTTATGTGTTACGGATGTAATTTTAAATGCAAAAATTGTTTTGTTAAAATGGACAGTTATAAAGAAATCCCTCCAAACAAACTATGCAAAATAATTGATAATCTATGTAATAAAAAGAAAGTAAATACTATCTTAATTGCTGGTGGTGAGCCTACTCTCCAGAAAGATTTGCCTGAATTTACAAGATTGTTAAAGAGTAAAGATAGAAAAGTTATTTTAACAACAAACGGATATTATTTAAAAAATATTGTTGATGATTTATTTGTTGATGAAATACATGTTGATTTGAAGGCATTTGATGATGAAAAACACAAATATTTAACTGGAAAATCAAATAAAAATGTCCTAAAATGTATAGAATATTTAGCAAAGAAAAAACTTAATTTTGAGGTAGATACTGTTTTAATCCCAAATATTGTTGATATCGATGAGATTGAGAATATTGCAAAATTTTTAAGCAGATGGGATGTTAAATATAGGATTATTGGATATACACCATTTAACAATAATCTAAATGCACGAAAACCAACAAACGAAGAGATTTTAAAGGCAAAAGAAATTGCAAAAAAATATTTAAGTAATGTAACTACCTCATTAGATTTTAGAAGACATAAAAAAGTTAAAGAGATTATAAAATTTGATAAATAA
- a CDS encoding ABC transporter ATP-binding protein — MLKTENLAVGYHKRIVVDNVDLEVKEGEILAIIGPNGVGKSTLLKCIATYLKPIKGVVYLDSKIIHKLKPSELAKKMAVVLTERVNPGNLTGFDIIAIGRHPYTDLFGRLSEKDKEIIINSAKAVNALHLLEKNFLEMSDGERQKIMIARALAQEPKVLILDEPTSFLDARHKIELTLLLRKLATENNLAIVVTIHDIELALRIADKIALIKDGKVIAYGHPEDVMDKKTVNNLYDLKNANFSKEIGYFELKNENITKKKVFVVCGGGSGANVLRYLVKNGYKVYCGVLHENDIDYIIAKAMEVEIIEEKAYQPISEDNYNKALKYLKMCDVVIDTNFPVGEMNKLNLKLIENAKKVIKFNGSIKDLEAQLLKHYQNLSKN, encoded by the coding sequence ATGTTAAAAACAGAAAATCTTGCCGTTGGTTATCATAAGAGGATTGTTGTAGATAATGTAGATTTAGAAGTTAAGGAGGGTGAAATTTTAGCAATAATTGGTCCAAACGGTGTAGGAAAATCAACACTATTGAAGTGTATAGCAACATATTTAAAACCGATAAAGGGGGTTGTTTATTTAGATTCAAAAATCATACATAAACTAAAACCATCTGAGTTAGCTAAAAAAATGGCAGTAGTTTTAACAGAAAGAGTTAATCCAGGAAATTTAACAGGATTTGATATAATTGCAATAGGAAGGCATCCATATACTGATTTATTTGGAAGATTATCTGAGAAGGATAAAGAAATCATTATAAATTCTGCGAAGGCAGTTAATGCTCTTCACTTATTAGAAAAAAACTTCCTTGAAATGAGTGATGGGGAAAGACAGAAGATAATGATAGCAAGGGCGTTAGCACAAGAGCCAAAGGTTTTAATTTTAGATGAACCTACATCCTTCTTAGATGCAAGGCACAAGATAGAACTTACTTTGTTGTTGAGAAAATTGGCAACTGAAAATAATTTAGCTATAGTTGTGACTATCCATGATATAGAATTAGCTTTAAGAATTGCCGATAAAATAGCACTAATCAAAGATGGTAAGGTAATTGCTTATGGACATCCAGAAGATGTTATGGACAAAAAAACAGTAAATAATTTATATGACTTAAAGAATGCAAATTTCTCCAAAGAAATTGGTTATTTTGAATTAAAAAATGAAAATATAACAAAGAAAAAAGTTTTTGTTGTTTGTGGTGGAGGTAGTGGGGCAAATGTTTTGAGATATTTAGTTAAGAATGGGTATAAGGTTTATTGTGGGGTCTTACATGAGAATGATATTGATTATATAATAGCTAAAGCAATGGAAGTTGAGATTATTGAAGAGAAAGCATATCAACCAATTTCTGAAGATAATTACAATAAGGCATTAAAATACTTAAAAATGTGTGATGTTGTGATAGATACAAACTTTCCAGTAGGAGAGATGAATAAATTAAACTTAAAACTTATAGAGAATGCCAAAAAAGTTATTAAATTCAATGGAAGCATTAAAGATTTAGAGGCTCAACTATTAAAACATTATCAAAATTTATCTAAAAATTAA
- a CDS encoding ABC transporter substrate-binding protein, with amino-acid sequence MKMKISILYYIIFAIILLSISLNIVHAIDYNHRLGDINRDGSVNIADVVYLSKHMNNISKYDGDLNADNNVNFTDVVYLFTHLKQLCLPIHYAQNLKIIYYDKYGNEVNPYNGESYSYKIVEDATGQRLLLKNESQPIPKWAEGKYDKVINVPLKRVVVMSSTHIALMEPLNDDGSVIASVKGIMWGGKYKWYFDNIKKGLENGSIIDVGSTYNPNWNLIINISPQVVFVYPGYDGDKIIEKCNKLNLTYVADAEYLENSYLARCEWVKMFAAFYNKEDVASKYFTRIEKNALNVKRVLSKSKNRPLVAWGRNYPSFGGTYVPKAQSYVAKGIEFCGGDYIFKDLPGTGSACIDYETFAERAKNADIWVVPSSTAWLSTFKEDHPGYKSFKAVKNGRLFCESDDYYQLGLINTDQVLEDLATIIHPELFKGRTTHYFLRYYPDNNTAEPYTAQ; translated from the coding sequence ATGAAAATGAAAATTAGTATATTATATTATATAATATTTGCTATAATATTACTATCTATATCTTTAAATATAGTACATGCAATAGATTATAACCATAGATTAGGTGATATTAATAGAGATGGCTCAGTAAATATTGCGGATGTTGTGTATTTATCTAAACATATGAATAATATTTCAAAATATGATGGTGATTTAAATGCGGATAATAATGTAAATTTTACTGATGTGGTATATTTATTTACACATCTAAAACAATTATGCCTTCCAATACATTACGCCCAAAATCTAAAAATAATATACTATGATAAATATGGAAATGAAGTAAATCCATACAATGGAGAATCTTATTCATACAAAATAGTTGAAGACGCCACTGGGCAGAGATTACTATTAAAAAATGAAAGTCAACCAATTCCAAAATGGGCTGAAGGAAAATATGACAAAGTGATCAATGTTCCATTAAAAAGAGTTGTTGTAATGAGCTCTACACATATAGCTTTAATGGAGCCACTAAATGATGATGGCTCAGTGATTGCATCAGTGAAGGGAATAATGTGGGGCGGTAAATATAAATGGTACTTTGATAATATCAAGAAAGGTTTAGAAAATGGTTCAATAATCGATGTAGGTTCAACATATAATCCTAATTGGAATTTAATTATTAATATTTCACCACAAGTTGTGTTTGTTTATCCAGGATATGATGGAGATAAAATAATTGAGAAATGTAATAAATTAAACTTAACTTATGTTGCTGATGCAGAATACTTAGAAAATTCTTATCTTGCAAGATGTGAATGGGTAAAGATGTTTGCAGCATTTTACAATAAAGAAGATGTTGCAAGTAAATACTTTACAAGAATAGAAAAGAACGCATTAAATGTTAAGAGAGTTTTAAGTAAAAGTAAAAACAGACCATTAGTAGCATGGGGTAGAAACTATCCATCATTTGGAGGGACCTATGTACCAAAAGCACAATCATATGTCGCTAAGGGAATAGAGTTCTGTGGAGGAGATTACATCTTTAAGGATCTTCCAGGAACTGGCAGTGCATGTATAGATTATGAAACCTTTGCAGAGAGAGCAAAAAATGCAGATATTTGGGTAGTACCTTCAAGCACAGCATGGTTATCAACCTTCAAAGAAGATCATCCAGGATATAAGAGCTTCAAAGCCGTGAAGAATGGAAGATTGTTCTGTGAAAGTGATGATTACTATCAACTTGGATTGATAAATACTGATCAAGTATTAGAAGATTTAGCAACAATTATTCATCCAGAACTATTCAAAGGAAGAACAACCCATTACTTTTTAAGGTACTATCCAGATAACAATACGGCAGAGCCATATACTGCACAATAA